From the genome of Podarcis muralis chromosome 3, rPodMur119.hap1.1, whole genome shotgun sequence:
ATAATTTACAAGAAGAGGAGACTGGTTTAagggaattattttatttaaggggggggggagaacggtAACCTTCATTTTCGCCATAAATCCTGAAGGATTGCTACAATCGCATCTATAAAAGAATGAGCTATGAGATCCAATAAAATGAATTAGTAATGAAATAAAATGCCCATCTCGCAAGGACCGATTGAATACTGTTAGATGTTCTCAAGGTGTGTTCATTGAGTTATACTTCTTTCTAATTAGCACCCTTTCTGTCAGGTTACTAACACCTTCTTACAGCTCATTGAAAATCAGAAATGCCAATGATAATGCTCACTTTCTGAAAACTTTAAAGATATCTTAATGTAAGTGAAAGGCAGTAGAATTAGCACCCATAGAAATGGCTTTTGAAAAAGGATTCCAATATCGGTAAATCATTAGAGCAAAATCTTTTTTACCATTCTTACCATACTTGGACCCTAACACTGCAATcgtatgcatgtttgctcagaactaagtcctattgagtttagTAGGACGTACTTCCAGTTaattgtgcatagaattgcagcctgaatTCCAGACAATTTGAAAATATATTTCTAGATGTTTAGCTCACCTTCCAGTGGTGATATCAAACAAACCCTGTCATGGATTGGAAACAAAAATACTTGTTTTCATATGCATAATATCGCTGAGCAAGGGATCACACTTCTTCAATAGGTGTTAAGCAATTGTAAATGGAAACATATGCGAAAGATATTTTCTAAGTGCTCAGGAAGAAGGTTGATGCTTAAAGTGGGTAGTTGCTGACCTAAATAGTTCATAAAATAGTTCCCTCTCTCATTTTCTTGAAACTCTCTTCCTTATTTGGGTGGTACTGCTTTGTTTGTCTCTCtcaacatttttttgttttttttaaaaacagtatagGGTTGTGAATATATAAATcagcagtcttttaaaaaaataggccaGGAATCAGATGTCTAACACAAATCCCTTGAGTGTTTTTTGTTACTTTGCATTGCCAATGAATATAAcagtttcttttcttgagatGAAACTAAGGCAGCAAGCTCTTAATTATTCAGAGACTCTTTCCCCTttaaatcataaaattgtagcgttggaatggaccgcgagggtcatctagttcaaccccctgcaatgcagaaatctcaactgaagcatccatgacagatgaccatccaacctctgcttataaacctctggaaggagagtccaccacctcccaagggagaccattccacttttgaacagctcttactatcagcaAGTTCTTCCAGatctttagtcggaatctcctttcttgtaacttgaatccattgattcgggtcctagcctccagagcaggagaaaacaagcttgctccattttccacatgacaaccctttagatcagcctttctcaacctgcgggtccccagatgatgttggactacaactcccatcacccctagctagcaagggcagagctcagggatgatgggagttggagtccagcaacatctggggaaccgCAGGTTGATAACCGCTGCTTTAGATATTTcaaaatggctatcatatattTTCCAagttaaacatacccaattccctcaactgttcctcataaggcttggtttccatacccTTTCTCATCTTGTTTGCCTtcatctgcacaccttccagcttgtcaatattcttcttaaattgtggtgcccagaattggacaaagtactctaggtgtggtctgaccaaggcaaaataaagTGGTATTGGGACACTATACTttggttgatgcagcctagaatagcattaaccttctccccccccccccccccgcaccacactgttgattcatgttaagcttgtggtttactaagacccctagatagatccttttcacatgtactattagcaagccaggtgtcccacaTCTAATATTTGTGTAGCTGgttcttacatttgtccctattgaaattcattttcttagtttgggcccagttctccaatctgttacggtcatattgaatcccaatTTCTGCCTTCTGTAGCATTTGCTACAGTTTGGTGCCATctacaaatttgatgagcatccgcTTAATACCTTTAGGCCCAAGACAAAATGTGGCACCCCACGTGTCACTTTTTTCTAGAAtgttgaggaaccattagtgagtgCATGTCTGATTACCATTAGCATTCACTTGcctgggtataataataataaataataataaattttatttataccccgccctcctcagccaaggctgggcttagggcggctaacaagcaataatgaaaacaagttgaatgaatacaacttaaaaacaagattaaaatacaacattaaaacattgaaacattaaaatgcagcctcatcacaggacgagaaaggaaaaaagaaagagggggagggaatcaaattgactccaatgAAACCCAAAagaacatgatcacttcctcccaaggttcccagtacttTCACTTCGTTGATCCATTCTTCTCTGTTATTGAGGAACAAGTCCAAGAGAAAAAaaccccttgttgcttcttccaccttctgtttCCAATATCTCCCAATTGTTGATAGTGATTGACTATGCAGACAAATCACATGTAGTTAAGGGCTTTGCTCAGGTAACTGAATACAAATATGAGTTAAAAGTATCTCCAACACAATGGGGTAAGGCTTATTTTACCTTTTCTGCATGGCGTACTAAAGCCATCATAGGATGAAAATGATGTGATAGTCTGTTTCGGGTTCCACTACCTGGTGATGCATTCATGTTATTACAGGAGGGGTGGGCCTCCTAAAATagggaccccaactcccatcatcttcagTCAGCATAAACATTGGTGAGGGGAAATCtaatccagccacatctggagggtggtAGGTGCCACACACCACTAATGTGGTGCATTGCTTTTTACTTTATTCCAATGGCCACCTGTAAGTTGCTTTAAGAGTGCTTGCTATAAAGTGGGACAAATAGCTTTTTAAGTAAGATATTTGATCTATTAAATGGTTTATGATTATGATTACACCAACAGGGTGCATAGTGCGGCACCAAACAACTGCAAAAAGACAGGGCCACTCGATAACGTCTTCTGCAGATTATAGTTAAGTGGAAGGTTATAAATGCACCCCCAGGGACTTGCATGTGTGTGCCTGCTTTGGATTGCTTAACGTGACGTTGTTGAATTTTTGTGCTTGCAGTGTTGCATGGGAGCCGATGGGAGATGGCAAAAGATTAATTTCTCTGGCTGATAATCACTTGCTTCTGTGGGATTTGCAAGAAAGCTCAAGCAAGGCAGTGGTAAGGAGTGTCACAATTTACAACGAGGCCTCATTTTGTGTGTGGTGGCATTACTTTTCTGTACGTTTGTTTAATTGATAAGCAAGTTGCTAACATATTTAAACTGTATTCcaagcagctgtgtgtgtgtgtgtgtgtgtgtgtgtgtgtgtgtgtgtgtgtgtgtgtctgttgctTTTCAAAGGAAAGTAAGTGTTTTAATACGTGGTGAGGAAAATCTTTCGACAGCCATGAAACAATCTTCAGAAACTGCACATTATTTGCACCCACAGAAGAACAGTCATGATTCTTCCTGTGTGAAGCCTTTGTTCATCCTTTTTGGCCTACgtctcccctctctccccccccccccccatgttggtcAACCAGCCGGTTCCTTTTTGGCTGTTGCCATCCGTGTTCCCTCGAATTGACCAATATTCTACTCACTGCCTCCCTCGTTCCCTCGAATTGACCAATATTCTACTCACTGCCTCCCTCGCCAACAGTTGGCCAACTCTTTCTAGAGCAAAGTCTGTTTGCATGCTGTGATCAACATTCTTGTCTGATTGAAGTGTCAGGTTTTTACAGACATGCTTAgcatttcctccttctcctcttgctccCCCTGGGCTGCTCTGCCTCGCCTTGCTTTAAGGTTCTTTGAATGTTAATTAGGCTTTTCACTGTCCTAGGCAGTCTCTTTCGTTCATAATCTCAAAGTTACCATATTTCTCCTTAATTCCAATCTGTATCAAATATAAGCATTTCCTTTGGGAAGTTCTCCAGTCTGTCACAAGTCATACCACTTAATAGAAAGGGAATTTTCCTACTGAGCGACGAGTTCTTGGGCTCTCTCATTTACTTCGCTGGAATTTAGCTACAGAAATTCATCACTGTCGCATGCCTTTCATTAGCTGAGCTATTCCTGCAAATAAACATTGTCCACATTAACTCTTTCCTTGACTATGTTTGCACGTGTCTAGGCAGTTGCTTTCTCTGTCAGTTGAGCTGTGGTCACtataccattttttttaaataaaaaaagaacattgCTCCAAAGTTACCCAGGTTCTATGCTGTGGACTGCGGACTTGTGACATTAAATAATTATGCAAATTAAGACGATTTGCATGTTTCTGGTTGTTCTGCATAATTCCTGCTCAGCTAATCCTGAAGATAGGTGAAGATCTCTGTAGGGATACCTTCTAGTCATTGGACATTCTACCCAAACCACTACTACCCTGCTCCAGTTTAGGAGTCACCTCAGGCATTTCCTGTGTGTTCTTTTTCAAAATTCAAAACAAAGAGTAGAAACTTTTCTCCTACTATTGCTTCCTCCAGGTGTTCTGAAACTACATATAAAGGGGGAGGGgacattttttaattaaagaaaaacccTAAGAAAATTAAGGGGGGTTTAAAGAGGAAGGAACTCTGATGGGATGGGAAAGGAGGCCATTTGATGAGATGCCAGGGGCTGCATAAAATGAGGTTGGAGGCCACAGGCTGGTCACCTGTATTGTTAAGGAATACAGGTGTTTCAAGTACATGCTTGTGTTCTAGGAAATAGAGCACAATAATCAGCTTGATGCATTTTCCTTCATTTGTGCTTAGGGGCTATTCCATATTCGTGGACCTGTTCAGAAGAGGTGATGGTCCCTGAGACACAGTAGGAAAGGGGAGATTGGGAGCAGAGCCTAGAATTGTGTCTCTGCTTACACTGGAAAGAGAAGATCGAGTGGATTGCAAAGCGCTGTTTATTTGAATGTGGGATTTCCCTGAGCTAtaagatgggtttttaaaaatggtgtacATGTTGCTGTAACCTTCTGTGTATGTAGGCTTATCCTAGCAatatctgaaaagacccagcatTGAGAGAGGTAGCACAGGTGATCTTTTGACCAAACTCATCCATTTATCTGTAAGGGTTCCTctttctgttctttttaaaaggtgatgatgaattactttgtaaaaaacactttgaggttttcttttaCAATCAAGGAGGGCAGAAATGTTatggaatcaatcaatcaattttttACTTTATCCATCAATAATTGACAAACGTCGTCGTCTGTGCTAGGTAGAACCAAGTGTAACTCGCCAACAAGTCAGTGAGGCATGTTACGAAATGAATATTATTGTCCGACACATAAATAATTCCCTGTTTTAAGTTTCAAGCTGTTCTGCTTGTTGCCTCTGAAGAGAGTTGCTCTGTACAGCTAGAGAGGCATTTCACGCGAGAGTCACTCACTTGAGTTGTTTCTAACGCGCAGCTGTCAAATTCCGCCGCCTTGGAAGGAAAGGGACAGCTGAAGTTTACCTCCGGACGATGGAGTCCCCACCATAACTGCACTCAGGTTGCGACAGCAAACGACACCGCCATTCGAGGATGGGATATACGCACTATGACGTAAGGAGTGTGGTTTCTTCTTTCTgtctatatctgtatctgtataaAAGCTGTGTCTTTCtggaaagttaccgtatttttcactctataggacgcactttcccccctccaaaaattaaggggaaatgtgtgtgcgtcctatagagtgaatgcaggctgtgcagctaagcccaaagccagaacagggagaaggagcactgcgcagtgctccgtctcgctgttctagcttggggatggctgcgcaaagcctccacagggcagcggggtgccttcaccccgctgctctgcggaggcttcaaaggctgcactccgttggcttcaggcagctgtccgcaagctttcggagcgcagcaggagttcccgctgctcttcgaaggcttgtggatagccgtctgaagcctggagagtgagaggggtcagtgcacactgatccctcttgctctccaggttaCACTTCGCTgcagaggcgctgcacagttttccctctctgcgcagcgccccttcagcgaagcgggaggagaaatggaaggggctccgtttctcctgcctcttcgctgaagggacgctgagcagagagggggagaatttttttctccctgttctccccctcctatggtccggtgcgtcctgtagagcgaaaaataaggtacTTTTCAGCAGGCTTCAAAAGTAGTCATTTCACTAGTTTACATGCCTAGTTTAGACGTCTGCCACGGATTCAATAAGCTATAGCAGCAGCCTAAAGGATCCCTTTTCTTCACATCCAGTATGTACGGGATGTGAAAATCCTGCTGTTATTAAGCTACTGATAAAAAACCAAATCCATTCATTTAAAATAGAGCTAGGTGTGGATGTTTTTAGAGTAGAGGTGGGGAACcgttggctttccagatgttgttgctctccagctcccatcagtctttgccagcatggccaatggtcacgaATGATCGTGATGGAGGgcaacagcttccccatccctatttTAGAATGTGCCAATGCCATTGAACTCAGCAGTCCAGTCCAGAGCAGAGTGACTTAAGTTTCTATTCTGGACTGTTACTTTAAAGTTGGCTGACTCTGGTATACTAATGACGCTTTCTTTTTCAAATTTTAGAGGGTTTTTTAGGGGGTGGGCTGGAGGGGGAGATTAGCTAGGTCTGGAGTTTGCTCTGCTTTGTTTGAGGAGGGATGAATTTTAGGTTTCCATTTGATTTTGACAGTATCTTTAGAGATAATGCAGCAGCAGTTTCCAATCTATTGACAGTCAGTTGCCTGGCACAACGGTGCTTAGTATTGGGGCCGCAACGTATCAAAATTTTTGAATGCCAACAAACCTAAAGCTTCAATATAAGAAATATAGGACTCCTTTCCTGCTCTAGTTGTAATTTTGATAAGCAAAGGAGTGATGTTGTGCACATCTGTTGCCATGACAACAGAAGTCTGTGCAAGCTTTTTTAAGATACAGCTTATCCCCTTAGCACACAGTAATTTATCACTAGCCTCGGAAGACGGATGTCTTGTAATAACTTCTGCTGCCTTAAAGGGGGAGATGACTTTAAATTTGGTTTTATGTCTCCCGTGTGCTCATGGGTGCAGCACTATATTTCCATTGTTTCCAATTACATTCCTTTATACCCCAAAACTGATTAATTTGATTATGAAAagttaaaaatatgtatttaaatgcttATAGTAATTCTCTCACTTTCCTCTTCCATTTTCTGCAAGAATATGGGTTAAAACCTGACTTTGGGCTTCTACACTAGATCAGTATAAATTGCAGTTGGACTCATGGCATGGCACCAGAAGAGTTCACAAATGTGTGTGCTCAAAGCTGATCATAGTGAGCTGAAGAGAAGCATTGTCTCTCTTAGCTTAATTTTACCTCAAAGGCTTTGCTGGACTAGAAAAGAAGCTTGAAAACTGGGGACATAAGGCTGTGTTTGGAACACCCTAAACCAAAGTTGAAGCTAGATGGGGTGTGTACATTTTTGGCGGTGGGTGACACATTACTAGCAGCTGAGCAGAAGGCGCTGCCTCCATTGCTGCGCCTACTCTTGCTTTTGACTCCACCTACTGGAACCTCAGAAGGTTGTCCATGTGGGAATATGACCTTTGGGTTCAAATCGATTTCCTGACCCTCCAGGAAATCATGGTTCCTGCCTCCCTCTTGTCTCGTCTGCTACACCAAGGCCCGTTTAGCTTCTGGACTCGTGTAGCTACAAAGTGGTGACAGATTATAGCAGGGCTCGCCAGCCTTTTTTGAGCTGGGAGCCCATTTGGAAATCTGAGATACTCTCATGGGCGCCACAAAATGCCCTTATCCCTTTCCCCATGTTATACACCTGGTCATATGCTGAGATTTCCAGATGGGAACCGTATGGTTGTGCCACAGCCTGCTGAGATTCATCTTGCAACGTATGGGGGGAGGGCCTTATCTGTTGCGGCACCCAGTTTGTGGAATCCTCTTCCCTCCAAAATGAGGCAAGCCCTGACTTGATCAAGTTTTTGACCGCTGCTTAGAGACCATTTTATTCACCCAGGAATTTGCTGTTTATTCATGCTGAGTTTTTAGTAGAATCACTGTTTCTACAGTGATTTTTATGTTTCGTTACATTTTAATATgcattgttgtgaactgccctggtaTTACCCAATGAAGGGgaatataaatgtataaatatgCAAATACACAAATAGATGAATGAATTTCAGAGAAGAAAATGTGGTGGCACTGTTTTAAGCAGATGGTCTCATGACCAGACAATAGTAGGCAGTGCGGTCTACAATATACATTTCTTCACATTCGTTTGGAATATATTGCCTGCAAAACTTAAGGCATGCCCACAGCAGTTGTTTGTTTCTGGCTACATGCTCTTTGATGGCACATATTCCAATAGCTGGAAGTTGAGGGGAAAAGACATAACCAAGCTGATGGTAAAGTAATTATTGAACAATATGCTTATTTAGAGTCCGGGCCTGTAAGAGGTAGCTGTATGCAGTCCCTGTTCTGCCTTAAATTCACTGTGGTACACCTctgccttttatcatatgtgggtGGTGATTTGTGAGCTCACTAGAGCACCCCAAATTTTCTTATGTGGAAGGTGGGCTTTGGCACTGGTATGAATCTCAGCGATGCTGCTGATGTgttagaggacaagatggtggcttGATTCTAACAACATGCAGATGTTTCCCAGCACCAGCTGCTTGTGTGGCATTGGAGGtgatgctggggtgtgtgtgtgtgtgtgtgtgtgtgtgtgagagagagagagagagagagagagagagagaatgagagaatgagagaatgagagaatgagaatgagtgactgaagcaccactgtaacTATCTGTACATATGCTGTGATGCCCTAAATCCGGTCTACTTGCCCCAGAATAACCTGGCTATTCGCAGACATACCATTCTAACCCCAGAAGTAATTTCAAAGGAGCAGAGCTGATATGCCAGCACTTGGCACCAAAGCAAACACAGCAAGTTGCTGTTGTCCTAAATTGAAGCAAATTAATTTGCAGTGCAAACATGCCCCTTGTTTTCTATTAGTGCTGTGGCTGGGCTTTGCTATTTGCCTTTTCTTGATgtgcctctttttttctttccaccCCTTTCCTCCTGCAGTCAAATATATTGTATAGAAAATGCTCATGGACAGCTGGTGAGGGACCTAGATTTTAATCCCAACAAACAGTACTATCTGGCTAGCTGCGGAGATGACTGCAAGGTGAAATTCTGGGACACCAGAAACGTCAGTGAGCCAGTGAAGACACTGGAAGAGCATTCCCACTGGTAAAGTGAATTTATTTGGGTGAAGGATTTATCAAATTGAATCTGCTAATTGTTCTTTTCTGAAAACCATGCAAACAAGTTCAGCTGGTGCTgcagataatttttttctttctttcctctaagcagaatacagatatttttaatattttaaaagctaGCAAATGTTGATTTGTTTTCTAGGAAGGTATTGTCCGTACTGTAAAATAGTTTTAATGTGTTTCTACAGCAGAGATTAATGATTCCCTTTTGTTGAAGATTAATGTAGAAAGATTTCTATATAGCCAAGAGACAGAGTGTTGTTCAGATTTCATAGATTTTAGGGTGGCAGCATCTGCGGCAAAATAATTCTGGGCCCTGAAGCAACTTCAGCACTGGCATCGAAGAGGCAACTTTGTGGAAACATCTTTATTTACTGAGGAGATTATTAAGCCATTAGAACAACAGAAAATCTGGAGACATTTGGTATTAACATGATATTCGAGAGCTCAGTTAATAGAGTTAATCCTCCCTTTGTCTTATGGACTATTTTAACCATACCCAGCACAGATTTGGGGTAACTTTGGGCTCAATTTATCACATTAATAAATAATCCATGTTCTGCTTATGGGGGAGTGCTTTGTCTTCGGAATATCTGCATGCTGTGTTTAAACAATAAGCAAAAACTTCCATTGCAGGATTTGGGCTTTTGGGTCTCCCCCTCCTTACAACTTGTTGGTCGGCTCTGTAAAGAACTGGCcttgcaaaatgaaataaaaagtttttaaaagtagGAGCAAAAGATAAGGCTTTTGTTAATCCCCCTCCTAGGCTTCATCCAGGTATTGACGTGAATTGCTTTTGCTGTTTGCCTCCAGGGCAAGTGCAGTGCATTAATGcccagttgcccagtcccagacAGAAATAACATTGTAGAGCTATTGCTGTGCTTACCCAATACATCAGGAAAGGCAGCAATGCTATCCGGCCCAGGAAAAAGAACAGCGTGTGTTTATTTCTCTAGGCTGGTAGGAGCAGAGAGTTACATTGGACTGAAATGCAGCCCTTCCATGAACAAAAGGAGTTACTCTATTTTGGGAAAGGATTTGATCCATAGGGTCTTCCATTCACAGtatggggaggaagggaggttgGAGAGATGACTTGCTGATAGCCACTCCCCTTGTCGCCAGCAGGAGCATTCCAGATCTCTCACAGATCTCTGGATCCAGTCCAGTGGTTTTGGGACAAGCAACTGGGCTGACATTGTACTACAAGCTGGAGTTGCACTTCTCGGATTAGCACAGCCAGTGTATTCAGCTTACTGATGCTCAAGTACAgagataggaaacctgtggccctcagatattgctggactccaactcccatcacccctaaacTTTGGCCatgctcgctggggctgatgggagttggagtctagggGATTGCCACTATCCCATCCTTGCAACCTGTGCCTCTGATTCTCAACACGGTTCCTAAGCACTTTATTAGAGAGGCAATATCAGTGGCATTTTATTGTTGCTGTTCAAAGCTCACTATATGTCTTTCACCCCATGACTGAAACATCCCATACATGTTTTTCGGTTCCATTGGACAATAGCCAGTATTTTTACACCGTGAACACAATTCTCCTTCCAAACACAGAAGTTCCTTCTATTCGTGGAGTAGAAAAGTTGGTATACTGTCCACAGCCTTCAATATCTAGACTTGTTTGATAGCAGGTAATAGATTTCAGCAATCCATCGATGGAAACTGACTTGTCATTTTGAAAGCTGTACAACATGCTTATATCTGCGTCCTTTAGGTAGTGGTTCAACTGTTTGATTCTGTGGTGGGGTTGATGTTTTTAGGGTCTGGAACGTCCGCTACAATCATTCCCATGACCAATTAGTGCTGACAGGCAGCAGTGACAGCAGAGTCATCCTTTCCAACATGGTATCCATTTCTTCTGAACCTTTTGGGCACCTGGTCGATGATGATGAACTTAGCGACCAGGAAGACCATCAGGAGGACAAGTAAGAAAACACTTTGCTCTTAATTAACAGACATAACATTTTATGTGAGGTCTTGTGGTCACTTAGTTTGATGAAATGTTCTTTACTGATTGTAGGGTTTTTGTGTACACACCTAAACGGTAAGTAGCTCAACCTCTGAATTCATTAGCTTTCGTACGGTTGTGGACTGGCACTTTTCTTGaggttcaattccccccccccacacactttctgAAGTCATATGGTAGCACTGGCTTGGATCTAAAGCCCATGGAAGTCAAAAGGAGGCAAATGGCTTCCATGGGCCTGCATATTAcacaggagggagaaaggtttttCGTTTTCCATGGAATTGTTTCTTTGTGATGTGGGTTGGATGGGCATTTCAGGAGAAGCGCAAATTGTATTTCCGCGCCAGCTAAAATACTGGTGGCCTATTGAGAAACTGGCACTGACattaaaaccacacaaaaataTTTCAGTGGGCTTCTGATGCTTCTTTTTGCACTGCTCTGAGGACTCCTGGGATTTTTGGGTAGCATGGGTGTGCATGTTTAGAACTGGAGAAGGGTGCCAGCATTTCCCATTTTAAGTCACTAATGCaccccaagtgtgtgtgtgtgtgtttgtgtgtgtgtgtgtgtgtgtgtgtgtgtgtgtgtgtttgtgtaatcaATTTATGGAGAGTGTCACTTCCTGACTTTATTATTAGCAACTACACAATATTAGCAAAACACAATGTTTGTTTAGAGAAGCTTCATTCTAAGCTATTTAATAGTTTCCTCCCAGTTCTATAAAAACGACAGACATCTTAATCTCTTCAAAAGAATATGTGCAGATGTAAAATGCGTAGGGGGACATGTGTGTGACCCCCTCCCCCAGTTTCCAGTGGTGCACCCACTCCATCCCAACCTTTCTATCTGAGCAAGAAAGCCTGAAGAGGATTTCCAACTGCATTTGGCTGATAATACAGCCTTCCTCATCATGGGTGGCTTCTAAGCATGTTTGGCCACACACATGCCAACCCTCCCTTCAGACCTTTCCCCTCAGCATGGAAAGGTTGGGGGCAGAGTGGATGGGGATGTTGGGAGTGgaggttaaaaaagaagaagtaaaggactcctggatggttaagtccagtcaaaggtgactatggggtacagcactcatctcgctttcaggctgagggagccggcatttgtccacagacagctttccgggtcatgtggccagcatgactaaaccacttctggcacaacgggtcACCgttgacgagtgccagagtgcacagaaacgctgtttaccttctcgccacagcggtgcctatttatttactcgcactggtgtgcttttgaactgctaggatggaggaagctgggacagagcaacgg
Proteins encoded in this window:
- the EIPR1 gene encoding EARP and GARP complex-interacting protein 1 isoform X3, coding for MEDDAPVIYGLEFQARALTPQTAETDAIRFLVGTQSLKYDNQIHIIDFDDENNIINKNVLLHQVGEIWHISASPADKGVLATCYSKTSDSKVMTCAAVWRMPKELESGSHESPDDSSSNAQTLELLCHLDNTAHGNMAGVAWEPMGDGKRLISLADNHLLLWDLQESSSKAVLSNSAALEGKGQLKFTSGRWSPHHNCTQVATANDTAIRGWDIRTMTQIYCIENAHGQLVRDLDFNPNKQYYLASCGDDCKVKFWDTRNVSEPVKTLEEHSHWVWNVRYNHSHDQLVLTGSSDSRVILSNMVSISSEPFGHLVDDDELSDQEDHQEDNLQR
- the EIPR1 gene encoding EARP and GARP complex-interacting protein 1 isoform X1 → MEDDAPVIYGLEFQARALTPQTAETDAIRFLVGTQSLKYDNQIHIIDFDDENNIINKNVLLHQVGEIWHISASPADKGVLATCYSKTSDSKVMTCAAVWRMPKELESGSHESPDDSSSNAQTLELLCHLDNTAHGNMAGVAWEPMGDGKRLISLADNHLLLWDLQESSSKAVLSNSAALEGKGQLKFTSGRWSPHHNCTQVATANDTAIRGWDIRTMTQIYCIENAHGQLVRDLDFNPNKQYYLASCGDDCKVKFWDTRNVSEPVKTLEEHSHWVWNVRYNHSHDQLVLTGSSDSRVILSNMVSISSEPFGHLVDDDELSDQEDHQEDKVFVYTPKRIKEPLQDSIIATYEEHEDSVYAVEWSSADPWLFASLSYDGRLVINRVPRALKYHILL